The genome window ACTCGTTAATAAGGTCATGGCCTGTTATAAGGGGCGGTTTTCTTTTCAAAATTTTAAACACGGCAAAATAATCATCCATCAAATCTGTAATAAAATTTTTAAAGGCATCGTCACTTTTGTCTCCTTTTGCCTGGGAGTCGGCGATCGAATGCAACAAAATATAAGGTGAATAATCGCGGCATTTTCTAAAAAACCGTGTTACGGCTTTGCGGGTGAGTTTCGTTTCCAGGTGCAAGGTGAATAAAGACAGGGGCCTTAAATGATTACGGATAATAAAATCTATAAAACACTTTTCGCGGGACGACATCTTCAATCTGTCGCAGATTTTTTTCGACATGTCGGCGCCTGCAGCGGCATGACCGTAAAAATGATAATCTCCCTTCTTGTCTATTGTCCGGGATGCAGGTTTTCCTGTATCATGCAGCAGGATAGCCAGTTTTAATAGAGCAATTTTTTTTTTATCAGCAAACAGGGCGTTACGTGCAGATCTTGTAATATTCAGGCTATCTGCAGCATTTATGAGCATTTCGAGATGATAAAACGAACTCATGGTATGCTCAAAAACATCATAAATATGGTATCTGTTCTGTTCGCATCCGCGTAACCGGCCAAGTTCGGGAAAAATTACAAGCAAAAGTCCAGTATCCGCCATTTCTGAAATATACTGATATGATTTCAAAGCATCCATTAATTTGAGTAATTCAACCCTGACCCGTTCCCCTGCGGAATTTACTATAAGGCCTGCATTATTCTCGATTTCCTTTAAGGTTGCCGGCTCGATTTTAAAATTAAAGGCCGCGCCTATTCTGAATGCCCTGAGCAGCCGTAAGGGATCTTTTTTAAAAGCTTCTTTTGATACCATTCGTATATTTTTTTTCTCAAGATCCTTAAGCCCGCCGGTACAATCTATAATGTCGCCGCCTGATATGGAATATGCCATGGCATTGATGGTGAAATCACGCTGTTCCAGGTCTTCTTCAATGGTTTGGCCGTTAAGATCCGCAAGATCAAATATATTTTTACCTGATACAACTCTGAATATAAACTGCCCCGGCTTTCCAATTTTAACCAGGACGCCGTTGGTATTTGCAGCTATCTGCAGCGCTGTTTTTTCCGTATCCACCGCACAGGCAATATCATAATCCGCAGGCTTACGCCCTAAAAGTTCGTCCCTTATGGCTCCTCCTACAACATAAATTCCTTCCACAGCAGGAAAAATATTCCGATTCAGCCTGATCATCTTAACGCGCGACCTTTGTTTTCAAGCTGCATTTCTCACTACTCAAGCCGCGCACTTTCCATATCCTCCACCTCCAGGGGTTTCAATCCTGATTATATCATTCTCTTTCAGGTTTTCATAAAATTTACCCGGCCGGTTTTCAAATTGACCGTCTTTAATAATAATATTTTTTCCTTTTTTTCCAGGACCGCCGCCACTTAAACCATAAGGAGGCCTTATTCTTCTTTCAGATATAACGGTCACTTCAGCATCCGAAAGCAACTTAAGTTCCCTTATTATTCCGTCTCCCCCGTTAAAAAGTCCTCTTCCCCCGGAATTTTTTCTAATGGAATACTCAGTTACAAGAAGAGGATAACTATATTCAAGAGCCTCAACAGGGGTATTCAGCGTATTGGTCATATGGGAATGGACAGCAGATTCACCGCAATAATTTTTACCGGCGCCCATGCCTCCGCCAATGGTTTCATAATATGTAAAGGGTCTAAAGAGAGGCTCATCCTCAAAAAAT of Desulfosarcina sp. BuS5 contains these proteins:
- a CDS encoding CCA tRNA nucleotidyltransferase; translation: MIRLNRNIFPAVEGIYVVGGAIRDELLGRKPADYDIACAVDTEKTALQIAANTNGVLVKIGKPGQFIFRVVSGKNIFDLADLNGQTIEEDLEQRDFTINAMAYSISGGDIIDCTGGLKDLEKKNIRMVSKEAFKKDPLRLLRAFRIGAAFNFKIEPATLKEIENNAGLIVNSAGERVRVELLKLMDALKSYQYISEMADTGLLLVIFPELGRLRGCEQNRYHIYDVFEHTMSSFYHLEMLINAADSLNITRSARNALFADKKKIALLKLAILLHDTGKPASRTIDKKGDYHFYGHAAAGADMSKKICDRLKMSSREKCFIDFIIRNHLRPLSLFTLHLETKLTRKAVTRFFRKCRDYSPYILLHSIADSQAKGDKSDDAFKNFITDLMDDYFAVFKILKRKPPLITGHDLINEFGIKPSPLFRKVLNYVEDARLSKEISDKASALRLAEEFIDR
- a CDS encoding hydantoinase B/oxoprolinase family protein, producing the protein MIPFMGGTHLPDITMIAPVFFEDEPLFRPFTYYETIGGGMGAGKNYCGESAVHSHMTNTLNTPVEALEYSYPLLVTEYSIRKNSGGRGLFNGGDGIIRELKLLSDAEVTVISERRIRPPYGLSGGGPGKKGKNIIIKDGQFENRPGKFYENLKENDIIRIETPGGGGYGKCAA